One Acidobacteriota bacterium genomic region harbors:
- a CDS encoding class I SAM-dependent methyltransferase — translation MNDELKARVHDFWQANPCGAKFAEMQIGSREFFAAIEAHRYATEWHIPEVAQFEKWRDKQVLEIGCGLGTDAINFARAGAHYTGVDLTERSIELVGRRFAYENLSGDLRVADAENLPFADNTFDLIYSHGVLHHTPDTQKAINEAHRVLKPAGTAMVMLYHKSSYNYHVNIMLLRRFGARLLAFDWGVPFVHAMTGEDETRLRELQELYRGDKSRMLSREEFLNQNTDGAGNPLARAYTRREALKLFSRYREARTEAHFLNKRWIPVFGRILPRGVETALAHRIGWHLWIMAKK, via the coding sequence ATGAATGATGAACTGAAAGCGCGGGTGCATGATTTCTGGCAAGCCAACCCTTGTGGGGCGAAGTTTGCCGAAATGCAGATTGGCTCGCGCGAATTTTTTGCAGCGATTGAAGCGCACCGCTATGCGACTGAATGGCACATTCCCGAAGTCGCGCAGTTTGAAAAGTGGCGCGATAAACAGGTGCTCGAAATCGGCTGCGGGCTTGGAACCGACGCGATTAATTTTGCCCGTGCTGGCGCGCATTACACCGGCGTCGATTTGACCGAACGTTCGATTGAACTGGTCGGCAGGCGATTCGCTTATGAAAATCTGAGCGGTGATTTGCGCGTCGCCGATGCTGAAAATTTGCCGTTTGCCGATAACACCTTCGATTTAATTTATTCACACGGCGTTTTGCATCACACGCCTGACACGCAAAAGGCAATCAACGAAGCGCATCGCGTCTTAAAACCCGCTGGCACGGCGATGGTGATGCTCTATCACAAAAGTTCTTACAACTATCATGTCAATATCATGTTGCTCAGACGCTTTGGCGCGCGGCTTCTGGCATTTGATTGGGGCGTGCCGTTCGTTCACGCGATGACCGGCGAAGATGAAACGCGGCTTCGCGAATTGCAAGAGCTTTATCGAGGCGATAAATCGCGAATGCTTTCCCGCGAAGAATTTTTGAATCAAAACACCGATGGCGCGGGAAACCCCTTGGCGCGCGCTTACACGCGACGCGAGGCGCTAAAATTATTTTCGCGTTACCGTGAAGCGCGCACCGAAGCGCATTTTTTAAACAAACGCTGGATTCCTGTGTTCGGACGAATCTTGCCGCGCGGCGTTGAAACAGCGTTAGCGCATCGCATCGGCTGGCATTTGTGGATTATGGCGAAGAAGTAA
- a CDS encoding ThiF family adenylyltransferase, whose protein sequence is MYLNERYSRQILFAGIGEAGQARLLASRAVIIGCGALGAVQAETLARAGVGHIVLVDRDFVESSNLQRQIMFEEADARERLPKAIAAARRIARVNSDIEVTPMVTDINYENIEEIIAGADVVLDGTDNFETRYLINDACVKNKLAWIYGAAVGSYGLTMTVLPKVTPCLRCMLEEMPEPGSGPTCDTAGVVMPIISIIASIQAAEALKILTDQKDKLHRSLIRVDVWDFEINRTNLANFAGQTECPVCAEDEFEFLQGAGRQVAVSLCGRNAVQIARSKAAKLDFKTLAERLRPLGEVVFNDFLLRFRVEGYDITVFADARSIIKGTNDINIARGLYARYIGV, encoded by the coding sequence ATGTATTTGAACGAGCGATATTCACGACAAATTTTATTTGCAGGAATCGGCGAAGCGGGGCAAGCGCGACTGCTTGCATCGCGCGCCGTCATCATCGGTTGCGGGGCGCTCGGCGCGGTGCAGGCTGAAACCCTGGCACGCGCCGGTGTCGGGCACATCGTTCTGGTCGACCGCGACTTTGTCGAATCGTCCAATCTGCAACGCCAGATTATGTTTGAAGAAGCCGACGCCCGCGAGCGTTTACCGAAAGCCATCGCCGCCGCGCGTCGCATTGCCCGCGTCAATTCCGATATCGAAGTCACGCCGATGGTGACCGATATCAACTACGAAAACATCGAAGAGATTATCGCGGGCGCTGACGTGGTGCTCGACGGCACAGACAATTTCGAGACCCGCTATTTAATTAATGATGCTTGCGTGAAAAATAAGCTTGCGTGGATTTACGGCGCGGCGGTTGGTTCTTATGGACTGACGATGACGGTTTTGCCGAAAGTAACGCCGTGCCTTCGTTGCATGCTGGAAGAGATGCCCGAACCGGGTTCGGGTCCGACCTGCGATACGGCTGGCGTAGTGATGCCGATTATCTCTATCATTGCTTCGATTCAAGCCGCAGAGGCATTAAAAATCCTCACCGACCAGAAAGATAAATTGCACCGTTCGCTGATTCGTGTTGACGTGTGGGATTTTGAAATCAACCGCACGAATCTCGCGAATTTCGCAGGGCAAACTGAATGCCCGGTGTGCGCCGAAGACGAGTTTGAATTTTTGCAGGGCGCAGGAAGGCAGGTCGCCGTGTCGCTTTGCGGGCGCAATGCGGTGCAGATTGCCCGGTCGAAGGCGGCGAAGCTTGATTTCAAAACCCTCGCCGAACGCTTGCGACCACTGGGCGAAGTCGTGTTCAATGATTTTTTGTTGCGTTTTCGCGTCGAGGGTTACGACATCACGGTCTTTGCAGACGCCCGCAGCATTATTAAAGGCACAAACGACATCAACATCGCGCGCGGTTTGTATGCGCGATATATCGGAGTCTAA
- the asnB gene encoding asparagine synthase (glutamine-hydrolyzing): MCGICGIVGTPDEPLIKNMLAAIAHRGPDDEGIFIADAAEGERVGLGHRRLSIIDLSSAGHEPMTDERRELWLTYNGEIYNFKEVRKELEKRGHKFKSDSDAEVVIYAYREWGLNSLALLNGMFAFALWDARDNSLLVARDRLGIKPLYYADTPAGFAFASEIKALLTIPNFKREVDLESLDQFLTFLWTPDPNTIFQGVKKLPPGHFLIYKNGKTEVREYWDVAFHEDDTLSEPEWIERVREQIERSTRLQMIADVPLGAFLSGGIDSSSIVALMCGMSEQKVTTYTFGFKSEDLKYDILEDDVKYAREVGAKFATDYHEDFFEPQVMELLPKLVYHLDEPVADPAVITSFLICKAARERLTVLLSGMGGDEVFAGYPRHLAVRLADAYNLIPSFISRPLVAAMPASVPGKFNAVFRNTKKLARSAELPLRERYLGFGTYFNETEKQDLYANAMREKTTGFDAMRAHQKYFDKVAGEDFVNQMLYIDLKTFLPCLNLTYTDKTSMANSLEVRVPLLDHDLVELAARIPARLKIKGLTRKYILKKAAESWLPRNIIYRKKAGFSAPLRAWLRRDLRDMVEDLLSESNIRRRGYFDYPEVRRLIDANLAGREDNSLKVFQLLTLELWHREFID; encoded by the coding sequence ATGTGCGGGATTTGCGGCATCGTCGGCACGCCCGATGAACCACTGATTAAAAATATGCTCGCAGCGATTGCGCATCGCGGCCCCGATGATGAAGGCATCTTCATTGCCGACGCCGCCGAGGGCGAGCGCGTAGGTTTAGGTCATCGCCGGCTGTCGATTATCGATTTATCATCTGCCGGTCACGAGCCAATGACCGATGAACGCCGCGAACTGTGGCTCACTTATAACGGCGAAATTTATAACTTCAAAGAAGTCCGCAAAGAACTGGAAAAACGCGGGCATAAATTCAAATCCGATAGTGACGCCGAAGTCGTCATCTACGCTTACCGCGAATGGGGCTTGAATTCGCTTGCGCTACTGAACGGAATGTTCGCGTTTGCCCTCTGGGATGCGCGCGACAATTCATTGCTTGTAGCGCGTGACCGCTTGGGCATCAAGCCGCTTTACTATGCCGATACGCCCGCCGGGTTTGCTTTCGCTTCGGAAATCAAAGCCTTGCTCACCATCCCGAATTTCAAGCGCGAAGTTGACCTTGAATCCCTTGACCAGTTCCTGACATTTTTATGGACGCCTGACCCCAACACGATTTTTCAAGGCGTGAAGAAATTGCCGCCCGGTCATTTCTTGATTTATAAAAACGGGAAAACCGAAGTTCGCGAGTATTGGGACGTAGCGTTTCACGAAGACGATACACTGAGTGAACCGGAATGGATTGAGCGGGTGCGTGAACAGATTGAACGCAGCACTCGTTTGCAGATGATTGCCGATGTGCCGCTCGGCGCGTTCCTATCGGGCGGCATTGATTCGTCATCAATCGTCGCTTTGATGTGCGGGATGTCCGAGCAGAAGGTCACGACCTACACTTTTGGTTTCAAAAGCGAAGACCTCAAATACGATATTCTCGAAGACGATGTGAAATACGCCCGCGAAGTCGGGGCGAAATTTGCAACCGATTATCACGAAGATTTTTTTGAACCGCAGGTGATGGAGCTTTTACCGAAACTCGTCTATCACCTCGATGAACCGGTCGCTGACCCAGCGGTCATCACCAGTTTTCTAATCTGCAAAGCGGCGCGTGAACGCCTCACCGTACTGCTGTCAGGAATGGGCGGCGATGAAGTGTTTGCGGGCTATCCGCGCCACCTCGCGGTTCGCCTTGCCGATGCTTACAACCTGATTCCGTCATTTATCTCGCGTCCGCTGGTTGCGGCGATGCCTGCATCGGTTCCCGGCAAATTCAACGCGGTCTTTCGCAATACCAAAAAACTGGCGCGTTCGGCAGAGTTGCCACTTCGTGAACGTTACTTAGGTTTCGGAACCTATTTCAACGAAACCGAAAAACAGGATTTGTATGCAAATGCAATGCGCGAGAAAACAACCGGCTTTGACGCCATGCGCGCGCATCAAAAATATTTCGACAAAGTTGCCGGTGAAGACTTCGTCAACCAGATGCTCTACATTGATTTGAAAACTTTTTTACCGTGCTTGAACTTGACCTACACCGATAAAACCAGCATGGCGAATTCGCTTGAGGTGCGTGTGCCGCTGCTTGACCACGACCTCGTAGAACTTGCGGCGCGCATCCCGGCGCGACTGAAAATCAAGGGACTCACGCGCAAATACATTTTGAAAAAAGCCGCCGAATCGTGGCTTCCGCGCAACATCATCTATCGCAAAAAAGCCGGATTTAGCGCGCCTTTGAGAGCATGGCTCAGACGTGATTTGCGCGACATGGTCGAAGATTTACTTTCGGAATCGAACATCCGACGGCGCGGTTATTTCGATTACCCGGAAGTGCGCCGTTTGATTGATGCGAACCTCGCAGGTCGCGAAGACAACAGCTTGAAAGTTTTCCAACTGTTGACGCTCGAACTCTGGCACCGGGAATTTATTGATTGA
- the thrB gene encoding homoserine kinase, with translation MFCGKAALIRQDFKQQFFNVMTQASTRIRVPSSTSNLGSGFDSLGLALQFYLTLDVEPAEEMTFTFSGEGAAELNASTEDNLIFQAMKFIAAREGVELRPARFHVTNEIPLARGLGSSAAAIIAGFSAFEVVTGVQLSQQKLMDYATEMEHHSDNVTAALLGAFVVSSVDERGKVFAAKVDFPEAVRAIVVIPNFKVRTEEARRVVPLNLSREDAVFNIQRAAMFVASVAARRYDLFREAMRDRLHQPYRAPLVPGLAEILNLENVEGLLGVALSGSGPTVFALANDDFEGVKQALVAVFASRGIECKAHIVAVDTTGRVITRS, from the coding sequence ATGTTTTGCGGCAAAGCCGCCTTAATAAGACAAGACTTTAAACAACAATTTTTTAACGTCATGACACAAGCATCAACCCGCATTCGCGTTCCTTCATCCACCTCTAACTTAGGGTCGGGATTTGATTCGCTCGGACTCGCCCTGCAATTTTATTTAACTCTTGATGTCGAACCGGCTGAAGAGATGACATTTACATTTTCCGGTGAAGGCGCAGCCGAACTCAACGCTTCGACGGAAGACAATTTAATTTTTCAGGCAATGAAATTTATTGCCGCACGCGAAGGCGTCGAACTTCGCCCCGCTCGCTTTCACGTCACCAATGAAATTCCTCTGGCGCGCGGGCTTGGCTCATCGGCGGCAGCCATCATCGCGGGCTTTTCGGCGTTTGAAGTCGTCACCGGTGTACAACTTTCACAACAGAAGCTGATGGATTACGCCACTGAGATGGAACACCACAGCGACAATGTCACGGCTGCATTGCTGGGCGCTTTCGTGGTAAGCTCTGTTGACGAGAGGGGAAAAGTTTTTGCGGCAAAAGTCGATTTTCCTGAAGCGGTTCGCGCCATCGTGGTGATTCCGAATTTCAAAGTGCGAACTGAAGAAGCGCGCCGGGTCGTCCCGTTGAATCTGTCACGCGAAGATGCGGTCTTTAATATTCAACGCGCCGCGATGTTTGTCGCAAGCGTTGCCGCCAGGCGTTATGATTTGTTTCGCGAAGCCATGCGTGACCGTTTGCATCAACCCTATCGCGCGCCGCTGGTTCCGGGACTGGCAGAGATTTTAAATCTCGAAAATGTCGAGGGGCTTTTAGGGGTGGCACTCAGCGGTTCGGGGCCGACCGTGTTCGCTCTGGCAAATGACGACTTTGAAGGCGTGAAACAGGCTCTGGTGGCGGTTTTCGCGTCACGCGGCATTGAGTGCAAAGCGCACATTGTGGCGGTGGATACCACAGGGCGGGTCATCACCCGGAGTTAA
- a CDS encoding redoxin domain-containing protein: MAKKKSNKSKLPLFAGVVIIALIGFGGYSLMSKKATTPSLAVSPEPLTVQSVSQSLEAYRGKVVILDLWATWCGPCRVEIPDFIKLQNLYGPQGFAVVGVSVDPIDQRGGGAAAVAPFMKNMGINYNIWMVTDMSALGPYQMGSGIPTTYIIDRDGKVAQKYVGVRPYNVFENDIKKLL, encoded by the coding sequence ATGGCTAAGAAAAAGAGTAACAAAAGTAAATTGCCGTTGTTTGCGGGCGTCGTCATCATCGCCCTGATTGGCTTTGGCGGGTATTCATTGATGTCGAAAAAGGCGACCACCCCAAGCCTTGCGGTTTCGCCGGAACCCTTGACGGTGCAAAGCGTCTCGCAAAGCCTTGAAGCTTATCGCGGCAAAGTCGTCATCCTCGATTTATGGGCGACGTGGTGTGGACCCTGTCGCGTTGAAATACCGGATTTCATCAAATTGCAAAATCTCTATGGCCCGCAAGGTTTCGCTGTGGTCGGAGTTTCGGTTGACCCGATTGACCAGCGCGGCGGCGGTGCGGCAGCGGTCGCTCCGTTTATGAAAAACATGGGCATCAATTACAACATCTGGATGGTAACTGATATGAGTGCGCTGGGTCCTTATCAAATGGGTTCAGGCATTCCCACCACGTACATCATTGACCGCGATGGCAAAGTCGCTCAGAAATATGTTGGGGTGCGCCCTTACAACGTGTTTGAAAACGATATTAAGAAATTGCTTTAG
- a CDS encoding UbiA-like polyprenyltransferase, whose translation MSFVSRLKITLEMIKIEHTLFALPFAFLGATLAARELPAQPASFWGLKILWITLAMVGARSAAMTFNRIADRRIDAANPRTATRALPAGLLDVKFAWAFTMVSSALFLIAAYNLNRLTLLLSPVALGSVLAYSYCKRFSALSHFILGWCLSIAPSGAWIAITGSLTMVPFLLSMAVLLWTAGFDVLYACQDYEFDKGAGLHSIPQYFGIARALWIARAIHALMFAVLMLFFYKANLGWLGLVGVIATGALLLYQHSIVKATDLSRMNAAFFTTNAFVSIILFFTMATDALLLHK comes from the coding sequence ATGAGTTTTGTCAGTCGTTTAAAAATCACCTTAGAGATGATCAAAATTGAGCATACGCTCTTTGCTTTGCCGTTTGCCTTTTTGGGCGCGACACTTGCCGCGCGTGAGTTGCCCGCGCAACCCGCGAGTTTCTGGGGGTTGAAAATATTGTGGATTACCCTGGCGATGGTTGGCGCGCGGTCGGCGGCAATGACTTTCAATCGCATCGCTGACCGCCGAATCGATGCGGCGAACCCGCGCACGGCGACGCGCGCGCTTCCCGCAGGGCTTCTCGATGTAAAATTCGCCTGGGCGTTTACGATGGTCTCATCGGCGCTTTTTTTAATTGCCGCTTACAACCTCAACCGCCTGACGCTTCTGCTGTCGCCGGTCGCGCTTGGTTCTGTCCTGGCTTATTCCTATTGCAAACGCTTTTCTGCTTTGTCACATTTTATTTTAGGCTGGTGTTTATCAATCGCGCCGTCGGGCGCGTGGATTGCGATTACCGGGAGTCTCACAATGGTGCCGTTTCTGCTTTCAATGGCGGTGCTACTGTGGACTGCGGGTTTCGATGTGTTGTACGCCTGCCAGGATTATGAATTCGATAAAGGCGCGGGGCTGCATTCCATCCCCCAATATTTTGGCATTGCCAGAGCGTTATGGATCGCCCGCGCCATTCACGCCTTGATGTTTGCAGTGTTGATGTTGTTTTTCTATAAAGCGAACCTCGGCTGGTTGGGTTTGGTCGGCGTCATCGCCACCGGCGCACTGCTTTTGTATCAACACAGCATCGTTAAGGCAACTGACCTTTCGAGAATGAACGCCGCTTTTTTCACCACCAATGCCTTTGTGAGCATCATTCTTTTCTTTACGATGGCAACCGACGCGCTTTTACTGCATAAGTAA
- the murQ gene encoding N-acetylmuramic acid 6-phosphate etherase: MNPKPLTEQTNPNTRDIDRRSTLEIVKLINEEDKQVAVAVSRVLPQIARAVDMIVERLENEGRLFYVGTGTSGRLGVLDASECPPTFGVSPELVIGIIAGGDTALRNAVEGAEDDLHQAAIDLHTIGVSAKDAVVGISANGNTPYTLGALEFAQELGAATIAITCNEGSQMTQIAEVSIVPVVGAEVIAGSSRMKAGTAQKMILNMLSTATMIRLGLVYSNLMSNLKATNEKLRRRARAILAEEMGLSEEAAARIFAEAGDDLKIALLMTRANLSREDAETTLQKFNGSVRRALDSFILPEN, from the coding sequence ATGAATCCCAAGCCTCTCACCGAACAAACCAATCCGAATACCAGAGACATCGATAGACGCTCGACCCTGGAAATCGTCAAACTCATCAACGAAGAAGACAAACAGGTCGCCGTAGCGGTTTCCCGCGTATTGCCGCAAATCGCCCGCGCCGTTGATATGATTGTTGAACGCTTGGAAAACGAAGGCAGGTTGTTTTATGTCGGCACCGGAACCAGCGGCAGGCTCGGCGTGTTGGATGCGTCGGAATGTCCGCCGACCTTTGGCGTTTCACCGGAACTGGTGATTGGCATTATCGCGGGTGGAGACACCGCTTTAAGAAATGCTGTCGAAGGCGCAGAAGACGATTTGCATCAGGCGGCAATTGATTTGCACACCATTGGGGTTTCGGCAAAAGATGCAGTGGTTGGCATCTCTGCAAACGGCAATACGCCTTATACGCTTGGCGCGTTGGAATTCGCGCAGGAACTCGGCGCGGCGACGATTGCAATTACCTGCAACGAAGGGTCGCAGATGACGCAAATCGCCGAGGTGTCAATCGTGCCGGTGGTTGGCGCGGAAGTCATCGCCGGTTCTTCGAGAATGAAAGCCGGTACGGCGCAAAAGATGATTTTGAATATGCTCTCGACGGCGACCATGATTCGTCTGGGGTTGGTCTACAGCAACCTGATGTCGAATTTGAAAGCGACCAATGAAAAGTTGCGTCGTCGCGCCAGAGCGATACTTGCCGAAGAAATGGGTTTAAGTGAAGAAGCCGCGGCGCGCATTTTTGCTGAGGCAGGTGATGATTTGAAAATCGCTCTATTGATGACCCGCGCTAATTTGTCACGCGAAGACGCCGAAACGACTTTGCAAAAATTCAACGGCTCGGTGCGCCGGGCGTTAGATAGTTTTATATTACCGGAGAACTAA
- the nagA gene encoding N-acetylglucosamine-6-phosphate deacetylase, with the protein MFQLLLHNAQIILKDRVQPGGVLIREGRIAEVFTDADTPVGLAADEKLDLQNRFLAPGLIDVHIHGSAGIDVQNADQQGLAKLSQFLLGEGVTGYFATFVPTDDAGYRRAIQEIETYIANQDNGQTNGARILGIHFEGPFVSEEKCGALQREHFRTYDGNPDTIRVFTHPTNSPVIYKRLMTLAPELRGGLNLISELTSKDVRSFIGHTTAQPEILDAAVRAGAHHITHFPNALEPLHHRKPGIVAWGLLNTEVTFDCIADFHHVHPLMLQLMHKSKSAERMALISDAIAPAGLGEGEFTVWGDKIEVLGGITALMEGAAKGTIAGSVITMRDALKNIASLNIPIYEASRMASYVPAVAAGVALNYGAIEAGKRADLMAFDENFTIGFASLGGSIALDQR; encoded by the coding sequence ATGTTTCAACTGCTTTTACATAACGCCCAAATTATTCTTAAAGACCGCGTCCAACCGGGCGGCGTGTTAATTCGTGAAGGGCGCATCGCCGAGGTCTTTACCGATGCGGATACGCCTGTGGGACTCGCCGCTGATGAAAAACTTGATTTACAAAATCGCTTTCTCGCGCCCGGCTTGATTGATGTTCACATTCACGGCTCCGCAGGCATTGATGTACAGAACGCCGACCAGCAGGGTTTAGCAAAACTTTCTCAATTTTTACTTGGTGAAGGCGTGACCGGTTATTTTGCGACCTTTGTGCCGACCGATGATGCGGGGTATCGACGAGCCATTCAGGAAATTGAAACTTACATTGCAAATCAGGATAACGGTCAGACAAACGGCGCGCGAATTCTCGGCATACATTTTGAGGGACCTTTCGTAAGCGAAGAAAAATGCGGCGCATTACAACGCGAGCATTTCAGAACCTATGACGGAAACCCCGACACCATCCGCGTGTTCACCCATCCCACGAATTCACCGGTAATTTATAAACGATTGATGACGCTTGCGCCGGAACTGAGAGGCGGGTTGAATTTGATCAGCGAACTCACCAGCAAAGATGTTCGCTCGTTTATCGGTCACACCACCGCGCAACCTGAAATTTTAGACGCAGCGGTTCGCGCCGGCGCGCATCACATTACTCATTTCCCCAACGCTCTTGAACCGTTGCACCATCGCAAACCCGGCATCGTCGCGTGGGGACTTTTAAATACCGAAGTGACCTTTGATTGCATTGCCGATTTTCATCATGTTCATCCCTTGATGCTGCAACTGATGCACAAATCGAAAAGTGCAGAGCGGATGGCTTTGATTAGTGATGCCATCGCCCCTGCGGGACTCGGCGAAGGTGAATTCACGGTCTGGGGCGATAAAATCGAAGTTCTGGGCGGCATCACGGCTTTAATGGAAGGCGCAGCCAAAGGCACGATTGCGGGTTCGGTCATCACCATGCGCGACGCTTTGAAAAATATCGCGAGTTTAAATATTCCGATTTACGAAGCCTCACGTATGGCGTCATACGTTCCGGCTGTTGCGGCAGGTGTGGCTTTGAATTACGGCGCAATCGAAGCAGGCAAACGCGCCGACCTGATGGCTTTTGACGAAAATTTCACTATTGGTTTTGCAAGCCTCGGCGGCTCAATTGCTCTCGACCAACGATAG
- a CDS encoding helix-turn-helix domain-containing protein, with amino-acid sequence MSQVITASEVLTLEEVADYLRLPVEVVERQAAQGRVPGRKIEENWRFLKAAIDDWLRAQDKRARILQMAGAFADDENMAALRTEIYKQRGRPEVETDE; translated from the coding sequence ATGAGTCAAGTAATAACCGCATCCGAAGTATTAACCCTTGAAGAGGTAGCTGACTACTTGCGATTGCCCGTAGAAGTTGTGGAACGGCAAGCCGCGCAAGGGCGAGTTCCTGGGCGAAAAATTGAAGAGAACTGGCGGTTCCTTAAAGCGGCGATTGATGATTGGCTCCGCGCACAAGATAAACGTGCCAGAATTTTGCAGATGGCTGGCGCGTTTGCCGATGATGAAAATATGGCGGCGTTGCGGACTGAAATTTATAAACAGCGCGGACGACCTGAAGTTGAAACGGATGAATAA
- a CDS encoding PIN domain-containing protein yields MYLLDTDILTHLQTGQPQVIGKFQELAEDEIATTVISIIELMQGRFSFVLKAATGTELLRAQHWLDKTEEFLAQFMVIPLNQAACECFDQLRAVSVYRKIGRADLLIASIALASQATLVTRNVKHFRQIPNLKVENWMS; encoded by the coding sequence ATGTATCTGCTCGACACCGATATACTCACTCATCTTCAAACCGGGCAGCCGCAGGTGATTGGTAAATTTCAGGAACTTGCAGAAGATGAAATTGCAACAACTGTCATCTCAATTATTGAATTGATGCAGGGGCGGTTTAGTTTTGTTTTGAAAGCCGCGACCGGCACGGAACTTTTACGCGCTCAGCATTGGCTTGATAAGACGGAAGAATTCCTTGCGCAATTTATGGTGATTCCCTTGAATCAAGCCGCCTGTGAATGCTTTGATCAATTGCGCGCAGTTTCTGTTTATCGCAAAATCGGGCGCGCAGATTTGTTGATTGCCAGTATAGCCCTTGCCAGCCAGGCAACATTAGTTACCAGAAACGTCAAACATTTTAGACAAATTCCAAATCTGAAAGTTGAAAATTGGATGAGTTGA